The sequence AAGCAACTTTTTACTATGCAAGAACCCGACCATCTCAATCTTTTTATGATGACATCACAACTTCTAGTGTTACCACACCTATAGCAATTGATGTTTATTGTGATCTTACTTTTGCAGAATGCCATGAATATGGTATAGATACAGCTAATGCACAGACCAATGAAATTGATTGGTGGTTATCATTGGGGCATATAGAAAACAATACACGACATGATGGGAATATCACACTTCAAAGAAGTCCTGCGGGCTCTGCAATCATTCGTTCAGAATCTACAGCTACGGAAGATCCGGCAGAGGTACATATCACATCCGGAGGGATAGATCAAACTGTTACTGTTACTGCAACTGTAGCAAACAGACCACTAACTATTGATATAGAATTGGTTCACAATATGCTACCACTAACATTGCCGTACTACACCGCAACACCTCCTTATACAAATAGTTGGTTGATCTATAATGAAGGTTCTTTGGAACTTCCAAGTCCTTTCTATAAAGTACGCTTTATCGGTACGTCTGATTGGGCAGGACATGGGGATACAGGGCATGTTGTCGGTGGTAACACCAGTACCAAGAAAAATAGACGATTAGGATGGTAAATGAATAAAAAACAGTTACGCCCGGCTATAGCTATGATAGAGTTGATCTTTGCAATCGTGATCATGGGTATCATACTGATGTCTGCACCTATGCTCATAAGTACCGCTGCTAAAAGTGGTTATGTCGCTATACAACAAGAAGCCATCAATGAGGCTGCATCCAGAGTTAATATGATCATGGGTTACCATTGGGATGAAAACAGTGCAGATGAAACTGTGCTCGACCCTATTTTACAAACTGCAAGTCCGGTAACTGACCTCGCTGAAGCTACATATTTAGACGGAAATGGGACAGGGCGAAGAGTTGGTACCCCATTGGAGAGCTACAGAAGTTTTATAAGACCAGATGGTTCCAGACTTACAGCTACAGCCGCAGCTGGACTGGGAAATGACGGTCTAGAAAATGATATGGATGATTTTATAGGTACTATTGGATTGAATCTTGCAGGAACGGGAACAGGGACAAATTACATTGAAAAGAATGTAACTATTGACACTGCCGTATTCTATATATCTGATACTACTGCTTACAACCCTGCTGGCAATACCATCAATTTTAATGCAGACTTTACCCAGGAATCATTAACTACCACTAACATCAAACGTATCAGCACTACACTTACCAGTGATGCTGCGAGTCCAGACGAACTTGACAAAATCATTATCTTACATGCATTTTCTTGCAATATAGGTGGATACAAACTTGAAGAGAGGGATTTCTAATATGAATCATAAGAGACTCACCCCGGCCTTTAGTATGCTCGAACTTGTTTTTGTTATCACCATACTTGGTATTGTTTCATCCATTGGTGCTGAAATGATCGCCAAAGTCTATGAAGGATATATTGTACAAAGAGCAGAACATCGAGCTACGATGAAGACAGAGTTAGCCGCAACACAAATAGCAAATAGACTCATTTCTGCAATCCCGGGTACTGTTTATAGAAAAAATAGTACCGGCACTGTTGTTGAAGAGATCACTGATGATATGAGTTTAACTGGAAATGCCTATACTGTGCTTCAATGGGTTGCTAGTGACATGGACAGTTACAATGCAACAGCTATACCCGGATGGAGTGGTTTTTTGGATGTTGATGATCCTGCCAATACAGCAAATTCACTTTCAACTCCGGGATCTGCATTGGGTACTACTACTGCTATTATAAACAACCTCTCAACATCTGCACCTGCTCCTAAAATATATTTTCCTTATGACTCTAATGAATATAATGCCACCATTGCCGGTACAACCATTACACTCTCAGGAACTGGAGCACCCCATATCGTAGAGCATTACAAACTGGCTTGGTCTTCTTATGCTTTGATGGTAGACCCGGCAGATGGCCATCTCTATCTTTATTATGATTTTCCTGCCATACCTGCAGTAGCTCTTGGTGCTAAAAGATCACTCTTGCTGAGAAATGTAAGTACATTCAAGTTTAAAGGTGATGGACAAACCATCCGATTTAAGATTTGTAAAGAAGAACGAATTAGTGAGGATATAAATATCACAGCATGTAAAGAAAAGGCGGTATTCTAATGAGAAATGCATTTTCAATGTTAACAGCGATTTTTATTATCGTTTTGATGGCAACAGTAGCAGCATTTATAATGAATCTTTCAGGGAAGATAGTTAAAGAAACTACTGCACAGTTTCAACGAGAACAATCTGCCCTTCTAGCAAAAAGCTATACAGAGTATGCCATAATGGCAGTTACAGCCAATGAACATAACAGTTCAACCTGCCTTAACAACATCACAGGAGCTTATGGTGATAGTGATGGAGACGGTGTACCAGATATCTACAATATCGATGTAAATATCTCTTATATCGGGAATACTAATTTACATGCCAATTGTAATACTCTGAGCAATGGAGTGATCACTGAAAAATCACCGCTCAGTATCATTATTGATGTCTTTGTCAGCTATAAAGATCTGGATCATCCAGATAATTTAAACGTCACATATCATAGAAGGAGCTTACAAAAAATATGAGAACTTTACATAAACACACAAAAGCCTTTACTATGATAGAACTAGTCTTTGTCATTGTTGTACTTGGTATCCTTGCTGCTTTGGCAATGCCTAGAATGGATCGTGATTTAAGGCAGGAAGCGGCAGACAACATTCTCTCTGCGATACGATATACCCAGCACTTGGCACTTAATGATGATAAGACAGATCCATTTGATACGAACTGGCAAAATGAATTATGGCAAATCCAATTTAGTACAACAACAACTACAGGTTATCTGTTTTATGTTATTGGATCAGACACAGACCATACTGGAGGAACTACAGCTTACCCTGCAAAAGAGGAAACAGCAATCGATCCCATAAATGGTAAATATATGTTCCATATAAATGCCAACTCTGAACTTCAAGCTGGAGAGAGCCCGAATATACTTTTAGGAAAAAAATATGGTGTATCTGGAGTAACTCCAACTGGAGGATGTACCACTAAACAACTTGCTTTCGATCAACTCGGGAGACCGCATACAAATGTAGGTGGTGCAGGAAATACTTATGATACATATATGACTGCTGACTGTACTTTGACATTTAGTTTTACAAATAATGCAGCTTTACCTTTTTCTATCATTATTTCAAAAGAAACCGGATATGCCTATATTGATGGTCAAGAGGACTCTTAATCTCTTCTCTATTTACCTTTCATTAAGTATCTTAAGTTAAAATTAAGTATGGATATAGCGATATATCTATACTTTAATATTAAGGATATATTATGAACAAAAGTATAACGGGAAGACATTTCGAACTGACTGATCCTATCAAAGCATATGCCGAAGCAGCCATCGATAGTTTAGAGAAATATCATTTAGACATTATTTCTGCAAGCACTGTGATCTCAGCCAGTGAAAAGAATGGGAAAAAAGGCTTTGTCACAGAGTTCATTATTAACCTTAAAGATAAAAACACGATCGTTATCACACAGTTGGATAAAGATGTGTATGCCGCTATGGACCTTGCCATAGAAAGAGTGAAAAAATCACTGAGAAGACATGCAGATAAAATAAAAGATCATAAAATTATGAGTTTCAGGGATCTGGGTGAAGAAGCTGAAGCTGTCAGTGAATTAACGACAGAAGAAGTAGAGATCGTACCAATGGATCTAGAGCTTCACAAGCCGCTTGATTTTGATGAAGCGATAGAAGCATTGCAAGCTGAGAAAAAAAGACAATTTATCGTATTTAATGACAATGAGGGATTAATGCGTGTGATGTATAAAAGAGCGGATGGAAGATTCGGACTTTATTAAAATCCCTTTTGTCGATCTCCCCGGGAGACCCCGGGGTTCAAACACCTACACTTTTCAATCTATTTTTAGCCCTTGAAACTATCTCTTCATCTTCAGCCATATCCAGCCATTTGAACCTTTGACCGCTTTGTATCGTACCATCCAGAATGTCACCACTGTCTCGAAACTTCAGGTCTAGTTTTGCAATGTCAAAGCCATTGCTTGTTTGGGCAAACTGCTCAAGCCTGAAATTCTCTGCAGTGTTGGAGTAAAGATAACACCAGCTCTTTAGCCCGTTACGTCCGACTCTGCCTCTCAGCTGATGCAGTGTGGCAAGTCCGAGCCGTTCTGCACCAACGATCACGATAAGTGTAAGCCTCGGTAAGGAGATACCTACTTCAACCACAGTTGTGGCTAAGAGTATATCCCCTTTTTCCCTGAATTCAAGTAACACATCCTCTTTCTCTTTATCCTTACCATGTGTAACATAGACATTCTCAAACTTCTCTTCCCAAAAACCCCTGCTCTCTTCCAAAGACTGATAAGGTACTTCACTGCTCTCTTCTACCAAGGGGTAAATAATGAGGACCTGATGCTCTTGTGCTATCTCCTCTTTAATATGTGTCATAAGGTTGGGAAAATCCTGTTTACTGATCGTTTGGGTCAACACTTCACGTTCAAATGGTGTTGTCGTAATGAGACTGACATCAAGAAGTTCAGACTCCATCATAGCCTGCGTTCGAGGTATAGGGGTGGCAGAGAACTGTATAAAGTGCGGTTTTTTCTCATCTGCACTTACCAAGGCTTCCAGAGTCTGTCTCTGCTTGGTGCCAAAACGGTGCTGTTCATCGACCATCACCAAAGAGGCTTGCGGAAGGTCCTCTTTATAAAGCAGTGCATGTGTACCGATGATGAAGTCTGCCTCCCTGTAATCTCCCTGGTCTTTCCCCTGCATGACCAATGCTACTTTGACATGTTGAGGCAAATGTTTACATGCCTCTTCATAGAGTTGTAGTGCAAGAAGTGAGGTAGGTGCCATCAATATACTCTTATGCGGTAGTGCCATCATCACTGAAGCAAGTATCACCATCGTTTTACCAGAACCCACATCACCAACGACCATACGTTTGGCTGCTTTCTCTTCTCTTGCCAAATCTGATCGTATCTGTGCGATGACCTCTTGCTGTTCTTGTGTCAGCCTGAACGGCAAATG is a genomic window of Sulfurovum sp. XGS-02 containing:
- a CDS encoding type II secretion system protein, producing MNKKQLRPAIAMIELIFAIVIMGIILMSAPMLISTAAKSGYVAIQQEAINEAASRVNMIMGYHWDENSADETVLDPILQTASPVTDLAEATYLDGNGTGRRVGTPLESYRSFIRPDGSRLTATAAAGLGNDGLENDMDDFIGTIGLNLAGTGTGTNYIEKNVTIDTAVFYISDTTAYNPAGNTINFNADFTQESLTTTNIKRISTTLTSDAASPDELDKIIILHAFSCNIGGYKLEERDF
- a CDS encoding prepilin-type N-terminal cleavage/methylation domain-containing protein; the encoded protein is MNHKRLTPAFSMLELVFVITILGIVSSIGAEMIAKVYEGYIVQRAEHRATMKTELAATQIANRLISAIPGTVYRKNSTGTVVEEITDDMSLTGNAYTVLQWVASDMDSYNATAIPGWSGFLDVDDPANTANSLSTPGSALGTTTAIINNLSTSAPAPKIYFPYDSNEYNATIAGTTITLSGTGAPHIVEHYKLAWSSYALMVDPADGHLYLYYDFPAIPAVALGAKRSLLLRNVSTFKFKGDGQTIRFKICKEERISEDINITACKEKAVF
- a CDS encoding type II secretion system protein, whose amino-acid sequence is MRNAFSMLTAIFIIVLMATVAAFIMNLSGKIVKETTAQFQREQSALLAKSYTEYAIMAVTANEHNSSTCLNNITGAYGDSDGDGVPDIYNIDVNISYIGNTNLHANCNTLSNGVITEKSPLSIIIDVFVSYKDLDHPDNLNVTYHRRSLQKI
- a CDS encoding Tfp pilus assembly protein FimT/FimU, giving the protein MRTLHKHTKAFTMIELVFVIVVLGILAALAMPRMDRDLRQEAADNILSAIRYTQHLALNDDKTDPFDTNWQNELWQIQFSTTTTTGYLFYVIGSDTDHTGGTTAYPAKEETAIDPINGKYMFHINANSELQAGESPNILLGKKYGVSGVTPTGGCTTKQLAFDQLGRPHTNVGGAGNTYDTYMTADCTLTFSFTNNAALPFSIIISKETGYAYIDGQEDS
- the hpf gene encoding ribosome hibernation-promoting factor, HPF/YfiA family produces the protein MNKSITGRHFELTDPIKAYAEAAIDSLEKYHLDIISASTVISASEKNGKKGFVTEFIINLKDKNTIVITQLDKDVYAAMDLAIERVKKSLRRHADKIKDHKIMSFRDLGEEAEAVSELTTEEVEIVPMDLELHKPLDFDEAIEALQAEKKRQFIVFNDNEGLMRVMYKRADGRFGLY
- the recG gene encoding ATP-dependent DNA helicase RecG; amino-acid sequence: MEEAKQLFKKLKIHSLLDLALIIPTSYNDTTLSTTLELGKINTIEAKVVDSSVYSGKLRITFNLTRSGRRLSSTFFRVTPYHHKLFEVGSSHVIQGRLEEYKGYLQMSQPKSIKTIGKITPKYKTVLKESEISSLMECYINEQNLYKEGLDSKEVSTLMHIHFPKSMEEVYEGTTFKPEFVTVLKFVEAYNHLKKLRGKRADFPALRALTGRIEGFVDHLPFRLTQEQQEVIAQIRSDLAREEKAAKRMVVGDVGSGKTMVILASVMMALPHKSILMAPTSLLALQLYEEACKHLPQHVKVALVMQGKDQGDYREADFIIGTHALLYKEDLPQASLVMVDEQHRFGTKQRQTLEALVSADEKKPHFIQFSATPIPRTQAMMESELLDVSLITTTPFEREVLTQTISKQDFPNLMTHIKEEIAQEHQVLIIYPLVEESSEVPYQSLEESRGFWEEKFENVYVTHGKDKEKEDVLLEFREKGDILLATTVVEVGISLPRLTLIVIVGAERLGLATLHQLRGRVGRNGLKSWCYLYSNTAENFRLEQFAQTSNGFDIAKLDLKFRDSGDILDGTIQSGQRFKWLDMAEDEEIVSRAKNRLKSVGV